The proteins below come from a single Vicia villosa cultivar HV-30 ecotype Madison, WI unplaced genomic scaffold, Vvil1.0 ctg.001217F_1_1, whole genome shotgun sequence genomic window:
- the LOC131634064 gene encoding NADH-ubiquinone oxidoreductase chain 6, which yields MILSVLSSPALVSGLMVARAKNPVHSVLFPIPVFRDTSGLLILLGLDFSAMIFPVVHIGAIAVSFLFVVMMFHIQIAEIHEEVLRYLPVSGIIGLILWWEMFFILDNETIPLLPTQRNTTSLRYTVYAGKVRSWTNLETLGNLLYTYYFVWFLVSSLILLVAMIGAIVLTMHRTTQVKRQDVFRRNAIDFRRTIMRRTTDHSRSTKRKVARRYWFKSNS from the coding sequence ATGATACTTTCTGTTTTGTCGAGCCCCGCTTTGGTCTCTGGTTTGATGGTTGCACGTGCTAAAAATCCGGTACATTCCGTTTTGTTTCCCATCCCAGTCTTTCGCGACACTTCAGGTTTACTTATTTTGTTAGGTCTCGACTTCTCCGCTATGATCTTCCCAGTAGTTCATATAGGAGCTATAGCCGTTTCATTCCTATTCGTTGTTATGATGTTCCATATTCAAATAGCGGAGATTCACGAAGAAGTATTGCGCTATTTACCAGTGAGTGGTATTATTGGACTGATCCTTTGGTGGGAAATGTTCTTCATTTTAGATAATGAAACCATTCCATTACTACCAACCCAAAGAAATACGACCTCTCTGAGATATACGGTTTATGCCGGAAAGGTACGAAGTTGGACTAATTTGGAAACATTGGGCAATTTACTTTATACCTACTATTTCGTCTGGTTTTTGGTTTCTAGTCTAATTTTATTAGTTGCCATGATTGGGGCTATAGTACTGACTATGCATAGGACTACTCAGGTAAAAAGACAGGATGTTTTCCGACGAAATGCTATTGATTTTAGGAGGACTATAATGAGGAGGACGACAGACCACTCACGATCGACTAAAAGGAAAGTCGCCCGGAGATATTGGTTCAAATCCAATTCGTGA